A stretch of the Archangium violaceum genome encodes the following:
- a CDS encoding phospho-sugar mutase, which translates to MDATGLKEKAEAWLAADPDAATVAELRDVLARGDLADLADRFAGDLEFGTAGLRGVLGAGPNRMNRAVVRRTTAGLARYLKATVPDVTTRGVVVGRDSRRLSAELAEDTACVLAAEGIPAHVFPSLAPTPLTAFATLHLNAAAGVMVTASHNPPEYNGYKVYWGNGAQIIPPHDKGIASFIAKVEPANQVELLTPTEAYARGLWRDVPDSLGEAYLDAILKLRVHGRGSDSLRVVYTALHGVGGSWMERAMERAGFPHFHVVAEQHRPDGSFPTVRFPNPEEPGAMDLSLATAQRVNADLVLANDPDADRLAVMVRDGAGKLRMLTGNEVGVLLGHYVLVQGPTRRSKPHLVATIVSSTQLGDIAGELGAAYDEVLTGFKWIANRAIEREKAEGTQFVFGYEEALGYAVGTVTRDKDGISAALVFADLAAWCESRGKTVLGYLEEIQRRFGLYVSGQRNFTFPGAEGAQVIARIMDGLRSSPPTRVGELSVKNVRDYKKGEKLPPSNVLAFELEGGGRVTARPSGTEPKIKYYFELKETPGSGEPVETARARAEARLHKLIDAFIALVRERGQPEVGA; encoded by the coding sequence ATGGACGCGACTGGATTGAAGGAGAAGGCCGAGGCATGGCTGGCGGCGGACCCGGATGCGGCCACCGTGGCCGAGCTGCGGGACGTGCTCGCGCGCGGAGACCTCGCGGACCTGGCGGACCGTTTCGCGGGTGACCTGGAGTTCGGCACCGCGGGCCTGCGCGGTGTGCTGGGGGCGGGGCCCAACCGGATGAACCGCGCGGTGGTTCGCCGCACCACGGCGGGCCTGGCGCGCTACCTCAAGGCCACCGTCCCGGACGTCACCACCCGGGGCGTGGTGGTGGGCCGGGATAGCCGGCGGTTGAGCGCCGAGCTCGCCGAGGACACCGCCTGCGTGCTCGCCGCCGAGGGCATCCCCGCGCACGTCTTCCCCTCGTTGGCGCCCACTCCGCTCACCGCCTTCGCCACCCTGCACCTCAACGCCGCCGCGGGCGTCATGGTGACGGCCAGCCACAACCCGCCCGAGTACAACGGCTACAAGGTGTACTGGGGCAACGGCGCTCAAATCATCCCGCCCCATGACAAGGGCATCGCCTCGTTCATCGCCAAGGTGGAGCCCGCCAACCAGGTGGAGCTGCTCACCCCCACGGAGGCGTACGCGCGCGGCCTGTGGCGGGACGTGCCGGACTCGCTCGGCGAGGCGTACCTGGACGCCATCCTCAAGCTGCGTGTGCACGGGCGTGGCTCGGACTCGCTGCGCGTCGTCTACACCGCCCTGCACGGCGTGGGGGGCTCGTGGATGGAGCGGGCCATGGAGCGCGCGGGCTTCCCCCACTTCCACGTGGTGGCCGAGCAGCATCGGCCCGATGGCTCCTTCCCCACCGTGCGCTTCCCCAACCCCGAGGAGCCGGGGGCGATGGATCTGTCGCTCGCCACCGCCCAGCGGGTGAACGCGGACCTGGTGCTCGCCAATGATCCGGACGCGGACCGGCTGGCGGTGATGGTGCGCGATGGAGCGGGGAAGCTGCGCATGCTCACCGGCAACGAGGTGGGCGTGCTGCTGGGCCACTACGTGCTGGTGCAGGGGCCCACGCGGCGCTCCAAGCCGCACCTCGTCGCCACCATCGTGTCCTCCACACAGCTCGGAGACATCGCCGGGGAGCTGGGGGCCGCGTACGACGAGGTGCTCACCGGCTTCAAGTGGATCGCCAACCGCGCCATCGAGCGCGAGAAGGCCGAGGGCACCCAGTTCGTCTTCGGCTACGAGGAGGCGCTCGGCTACGCGGTGGGCACCGTGACGCGGGACAAGGACGGCATCAGCGCGGCGCTCGTGTTCGCGGACCTGGCCGCCTGGTGCGAGTCGCGTGGGAAGACGGTGCTCGGCTACCTGGAGGAAATCCAGCGCCGGTTCGGCCTCTACGTGAGCGGGCAGCGCAACTTCACCTTCCCTGGCGCCGAGGGCGCGCAGGTCATCGCGCGTATCATGGACGGCCTGCGGAGCTCGCCTCCCACGCGCGTGGGCGAGCTGTCGGTGAAGAACGTGAGGGACTACAAGAAGGGCGAGAAGCTGCCTCCCTCCAACGTCCTCGCCTTCGAGCTGGAGGGTGGTGGACGGGTGACGGCACGGCCGTCCGGGACGGAGCCGAAAATCAAATATTACTTCGAGCTGAAGGAGACGCCGGGTTCCGGCGAGCCGGTGGAAACCGCGCGCGCCCGGGCAGAGGCCCGACTCCACAAGCTCATCGACGCCTTCATCGCGCTGGTGCGCGAGCGGGGGCAGCCGGAGGTGGGTGCGTGA
- the deoC gene encoding deoxyribose-phosphate aldolase: MSEAPDIKRVVEEIADHVRNSMLGSRAGGEPTPPPASNEPPRSIGTARIAPESIQDNAALAPYIDHTLLKPEATREDVARVAREAVEHGFATVCVNSCHVATVADILAGSKSVPIAVVGFPLGAALTSAKAFEAREAIRLGAREIDMVINVGALKAKDYAGVLEDISGVVEASRPYPVKVILETSLLTQEEKVAGCVLSKAAGAAFVKTSTGFSTGGATVEDVALMRRVVGDDVGVKASGGIRSAEDALKMIQAGANRLGASASVAIVTGQRSTAKY; this comes from the coding sequence ATGTCCGAGGCCCCAGACATCAAGCGGGTTGTCGAGGAGATCGCCGACCACGTCCGCAACAGCATGCTCGGTTCCCGGGCGGGCGGCGAGCCGACCCCGCCCCCCGCCAGCAACGAGCCCCCGCGCTCCATCGGAACGGCGCGCATCGCGCCCGAGTCCATCCAGGACAACGCGGCCCTGGCCCCCTACATCGACCACACGCTGCTCAAGCCCGAGGCCACCCGCGAGGACGTCGCCCGGGTGGCGCGCGAGGCGGTGGAGCATGGCTTCGCCACGGTGTGCGTGAACTCGTGCCACGTGGCCACGGTGGCGGACATCCTGGCCGGCTCGAAGTCGGTCCCCATCGCCGTGGTGGGCTTCCCGCTGGGCGCGGCGCTCACCAGCGCCAAGGCCTTCGAGGCCCGTGAGGCCATCCGGCTCGGCGCGCGGGAGATCGACATGGTCATCAACGTCGGCGCGCTCAAGGCGAAGGACTACGCGGGGGTGCTCGAGGACATCTCCGGGGTGGTGGAGGCCAGCCGGCCCTACCCGGTGAAGGTCATCCTCGAGACGAGCCTGCTCACCCAGGAGGAGAAGGTCGCCGGCTGTGTGTTGTCCAAGGCGGCGGGCGCGGCGTTCGTGAAGACCTCCACGGGCTTCAGCACCGGTGGGGCCACCGTGGAGGACGTGGCGCTCATGCGCCGCGTGGTGGGTGATGACGTGGGCGTGAAGGCCTCCGGGGGCATCCGCTCGGCGGAGGACGCCCTGAAGATGATTCAGGCGGGGGCCAACCGCCTGGGGGCCTCGGCGTCCGTGGCCATCGTCACCGGTCAGAGGTCCACCGCGAAGTACTAG
- a CDS encoding ABC transporter ATP-binding protein, which translates to MGTGEVLALVGENGAGKSTLMNVLYGLYRADSGSVLVKGQPVRLRSPRDAIERGIGMVHQHFMLVPTLTVAENVVLGREPSRWGRMDLNRACEEVAATCERFGFKLDPRARVDTLTVGSQQKVEIVKALHRGAQVLILDEPTAVLTPQEADELFRVARGLAAGGRTVVFISHKLREVLSVAERVAVMRRGRLVAEVRAADTRPEDLARLMVGESRIPQAEAQAYHPPSGEKLLEAKELRARGADGRPALRGVSLEVHAGEIVGIAGVDGNGQRELAEVLTGLRPLDAGGGTLLGKPLTGLTPAEARNRGVGHVPEDRLWRAVVKAMTVEENVALGRQTRSPFAWGLQVDFAGRRERTQTLLKAYDVRPPDPQVPLQALSGGNQQKVVVARELDAAPKLLVVVQPTRGLDIGAVAQVQSKLREARDQGAGVLLVSLDLEEVLALSDRIYVFFEGRITGSFSRPEFDERMIGCRMLGTGQTGQEVAHG; encoded by the coding sequence ATCGGTACCGGGGAGGTGCTCGCCCTCGTGGGCGAGAACGGCGCCGGTAAATCCACCCTGATGAACGTCCTCTACGGGCTGTACCGGGCCGACTCGGGCTCGGTGCTCGTGAAGGGCCAGCCGGTGCGCCTGCGCAGTCCCAGGGACGCCATCGAGCGGGGCATCGGCATGGTGCACCAGCACTTCATGCTCGTCCCCACCCTGACGGTGGCGGAGAACGTGGTGCTCGGCCGCGAACCCTCACGCTGGGGCCGGATGGATCTGAACCGCGCGTGCGAGGAGGTGGCCGCCACCTGCGAGCGCTTCGGCTTCAAGCTGGACCCGCGCGCCCGGGTGGACACCCTCACCGTGGGCTCGCAGCAGAAGGTGGAGATCGTCAAGGCGCTCCACCGGGGCGCCCAGGTGCTCATCCTCGACGAGCCCACCGCGGTGCTCACCCCCCAGGAGGCAGACGAGCTCTTCCGGGTGGCGCGAGGGCTGGCGGCCGGTGGGCGCACGGTCGTCTTCATCAGCCACAAGCTGCGCGAGGTGCTCAGCGTGGCCGAGCGCGTGGCGGTGATGCGGCGCGGCCGGCTGGTGGCCGAGGTGCGCGCCGCCGACACCCGCCCCGAGGATCTGGCCAGGCTGATGGTGGGCGAGTCGCGCATCCCCCAGGCCGAGGCCCAGGCGTACCACCCCCCCTCGGGCGAGAAGCTGCTGGAGGCGAAGGAGCTCCGGGCCCGGGGGGCCGACGGGCGGCCGGCGTTGCGCGGGGTGTCCCTGGAGGTGCACGCGGGGGAGATCGTCGGCATCGCCGGAGTGGACGGCAACGGCCAGCGCGAGCTCGCCGAGGTGCTCACGGGCCTGCGCCCGCTGGACGCAGGTGGAGGCACCCTGCTGGGCAAGCCGCTCACGGGGCTCACGCCCGCCGAGGCGAGGAACCGGGGAGTGGGACACGTGCCCGAGGACCGGCTGTGGCGCGCGGTGGTGAAGGCCATGACGGTGGAGGAGAACGTGGCCCTGGGCCGACAGACGCGCTCGCCCTTCGCCTGGGGACTCCAGGTGGATTTCGCGGGCCGGCGCGAGCGCACCCAGACGCTGTTGAAGGCCTATGACGTGCGGCCGCCGGATCCCCAGGTGCCGCTGCAGGCCCTCTCCGGAGGCAACCAGCAGAAGGTGGTGGTGGCGCGGGAGTTGGACGCGGCGCCGAAGCTGCTGGTGGTGGTCCAGCCCACGCGAGGCCTGGACATCGGCGCGGTGGCGCAGGTGCAGTCGAAGTTGCGCGAGGCGCGCGACCAGGGCGCCGGCGTCCTGCTCGTCTCATTGGATCTGGAGGAGGTCCTGGCCCTGTCCGATCGCATCTACGTCTTCTTCGAGGGACGCATCACCGGCTCCTTCTCCCGCCCCGAGTTCGACGAACGGATGATTGGTTGCCGGATGCTCGGCACCGGCCAGACCGGACAGGAGGTGGCCCATGGGTGA
- a CDS encoding HAMP domain-containing histidine kinase: MSAVAMARRPKQMLVMSGESRSHLTAVSTRVEEVDSQYLDLCALARHAVALLHATGHVEATEVQLELPDEPVFARVSRRRTEQVMLHLLTDAVGAHRGEGAPARAVRLGVEPQDDFGDYGPSFHLRYAARELVEQEPDRRAGSARAESLTVARELVETLGGHLAVRNHGLTGTTVTVTVELPDQGTASW, from the coding sequence ATGAGCGCGGTGGCGATGGCCCGCAGGCCGAAGCAGATGCTGGTGATGAGTGGCGAGAGCCGGAGTCACCTGACCGCCGTGAGCACGCGGGTGGAGGAGGTCGACTCGCAATACCTCGACCTGTGCGCGCTGGCGCGGCATGCGGTGGCCCTGCTCCACGCCACCGGCCATGTGGAGGCCACCGAGGTGCAGTTGGAGCTGCCGGACGAGCCGGTGTTCGCGAGGGTGAGCCGCCGGAGGACGGAGCAGGTGATGCTCCACCTGCTCACCGATGCAGTGGGCGCGCACCGGGGCGAGGGAGCCCCCGCTCGGGCCGTGCGGCTGGGCGTGGAGCCGCAGGACGACTTCGGGGATTACGGCCCCTCCTTCCACCTGCGCTACGCGGCGAGGGAGCTCGTGGAGCAGGAGCCGGACAGGAGGGCCGGGAGCGCCCGCGCGGAGAGCCTGACGGTGGCTCGCGAGCTGGTGGAGACGCTGGGCGGGCACCTGGCGGTGAGGAACCATGGCCTGACGGGCACCACCGTCACCGTCACCGTGGAGCTGCCGGACCAGGGCACCGCGAGCTGGTAG
- a CDS encoding TraR/DksA family transcriptional regulator, with amino-acid sequence MTQAQREKLKQKLLALHAELTGKTPARIEPNRTDDARVGGDEDEQPLNEMMQAIASNRNRNMDGVLQRVLKALGKLRDDPDSYGECEECGDEIPLGRMEAMPYVEFCVNCQGQKDAPKGGPTRRKLTDYT; translated from the coding sequence GTGACCCAGGCACAGCGCGAGAAGTTGAAGCAGAAGTTGCTGGCGCTCCATGCGGAGCTGACGGGCAAGACGCCAGCGAGGATCGAACCCAACCGCACGGATGATGCGCGTGTGGGCGGGGACGAGGACGAGCAGCCGCTCAACGAGATGATGCAGGCCATCGCCTCCAACCGGAACCGGAACATGGATGGCGTGCTGCAGCGCGTGCTGAAGGCGCTGGGCAAGCTGCGCGATGACCCGGACTCCTATGGGGAGTGCGAGGAGTGCGGCGACGAGATTCCTCTCGGCCGCATGGAGGCCATGCCCTACGTGGAGTTCTGTGTGAACTGCCAGGGCCAGAAGGACGCGCCGAAGGGTGGCCCGACCCGGCGCAAACTCACCGATTACACCTGA
- a CDS encoding ABC transporter permease, with translation MGERLRAVLPSILSVSLALAVCWVFIALTRDPETATEAYLQMLRGGLGDWPMYLDGGRVTLLTRPIGEAAIKAALLLLTGLSVAVAFKVGLFNIGAQGQMLVGALAAAVVGAQVQLPAVLHIPAALLAAGLAGGLWALIAAALKLARGVHEVISTIMLNWVAVSLVDNWLAVGPLRAGAGTGLSTTGTAEIATSAHLPRLFGEMSRLHLGFPLALAVALAIWVWLARLRSGFETRAVGLGSEAARAAGIPVVRRTAEAMGMAGALAGLAGAVLVLGTEFKYPGSLGAPYGFDGIAISLIGGNHPLGVTLSALFFGALRAGGTRMQLLGVHKSYPELIQGLALLFVAGRLVWLALLERRKVEKPVAPARQPEASPEVPRA, from the coding sequence ATGGGTGAGCGGTTGCGCGCGGTGCTCCCCTCCATCCTCTCCGTGTCCCTGGCGCTGGCGGTGTGCTGGGTGTTCATCGCCCTCACGCGCGATCCGGAGACGGCCACCGAGGCCTACCTGCAGATGCTCCGCGGGGGCCTGGGCGACTGGCCGATGTACCTCGACGGTGGCCGCGTCACGCTGCTCACCCGTCCCATCGGCGAGGCCGCCATCAAGGCCGCCCTGCTGCTGCTCACCGGGCTGTCGGTGGCGGTGGCCTTCAAGGTGGGCCTCTTCAACATCGGCGCCCAGGGGCAGATGTTGGTGGGCGCGCTCGCGGCGGCGGTGGTGGGCGCGCAGGTGCAGTTGCCCGCCGTGCTGCACATCCCGGCGGCGCTGCTCGCGGCGGGCCTGGCCGGAGGCCTGTGGGCCCTCATCGCCGCGGCCCTCAAGCTCGCCCGGGGCGTCCACGAGGTCATCTCCACCATCATGCTCAACTGGGTGGCGGTGAGCCTGGTGGACAACTGGTTGGCGGTGGGTCCGCTCCGGGCCGGCGCCGGCACCGGCCTGTCCACCACGGGCACCGCGGAGATCGCCACCAGCGCGCACCTGCCCCGGCTGTTCGGGGAGATGTCCCGCCTGCACCTCGGCTTCCCGCTGGCGCTGGCGGTGGCACTGGCCATCTGGGTGTGGCTCGCGCGGCTGCGCTCGGGCTTCGAGACGCGCGCGGTGGGCCTGGGCTCCGAGGCGGCGCGGGCCGCTGGAATCCCCGTGGTGCGGCGCACCGCCGAGGCCATGGGCATGGCCGGAGCGCTCGCGGGTCTGGCCGGCGCGGTGCTCGTGCTGGGCACCGAGTTCAAGTACCCGGGCTCGCTGGGCGCCCCCTACGGCTTCGACGGCATCGCCATCTCGCTCATCGGCGGCAACCACCCGCTGGGTGTGACGCTGTCCGCGCTCTTCTTCGGGGCGCTGCGCGCGGGCGGCACGCGCATGCAGCTGCTGGGCGTGCACAAGAGCTACCCCGAGCTCATCCAGGGTCTGGCCCTGCTCTTCGTGGCGGGCCGGCTGGTGTGGCTCGCCCTGCTAGAACGGCGGAAGGTGGAGAAACCCGTGGCGCCCGCCAGGCAGCCCGAGGCGAGCCCGGAGGTGCCCCGTGCTTGA
- a CDS encoding ABC transporter permease, whose product MLEILEALLSSTLEYFPALLFATLGATLSERSGVVNVGIEGMMRAGAFCAAVASITFPTPVGVMVGMLAGAGMAAVHGYLCIRWRSDQVVSGMAINLVALAGGTYLLEALYGPNGTPPIQQLTRWHLPGLSEVPLLRAFSGHSALTFLALVLPFAFHWVLYRTPLGLRLRAVGDKPHAVATLGLSVMGLRWLAVVVGGMLAGLGGATLSTAVLDRFEQHTPAGLGFMALAAMVFGRWTPLGGFLAALFFAAGNALRIGLASSAPGLLEVVPQGFLLALPYLLTLALLAIQGQRTHAPAALGTPYEQESR is encoded by the coding sequence GTGCTTGAAATCCTGGAAGCCCTCCTGTCCTCCACGCTCGAGTACTTCCCGGCGCTGCTCTTCGCCACGCTGGGAGCCACCCTCAGCGAGCGCTCCGGCGTGGTGAACGTGGGCATCGAGGGGATGATGCGCGCGGGCGCGTTCTGCGCGGCCGTGGCCTCCATCACCTTCCCCACGCCCGTGGGCGTGATGGTGGGCATGCTCGCCGGCGCCGGCATGGCCGCCGTGCACGGCTACCTCTGCATCCGCTGGCGCTCGGACCAGGTGGTGTCCGGCATGGCCATCAACCTCGTGGCGCTCGCCGGTGGCACCTACCTCCTTGAGGCCCTCTACGGGCCCAACGGCACGCCCCCCATCCAGCAGCTCACCCGCTGGCACCTGCCCGGCCTCTCCGAGGTGCCCCTGCTGCGCGCCTTCTCCGGGCACTCGGCCCTCACGTTCCTGGCCCTGGTGCTGCCCTTCGCCTTCCACTGGGTGCTGTACCGCACGCCCCTGGGGCTGCGGCTGCGCGCCGTGGGCGACAAGCCCCACGCCGTGGCCACCCTGGGCCTGTCCGTGATGGGGCTGCGCTGGCTCGCCGTGGTGGTGGGCGGGATGCTGGCGGGGCTCGGCGGGGCCACCCTGTCCACCGCCGTGTTGGATCGCTTCGAGCAACACACCCCGGCCGGCCTCGGCTTCATGGCCCTGGCCGCCATGGTGTTCGGCCGATGGACTCCCCTGGGGGGTTTCCTCGCGGCGCTCTTCTTCGCCGCCGGCAACGCCCTGCGCATCGGCCTGGCCTCCAGCGCCCCCGGCCTGCTGGAGGTGGTGCCCCAGGGCTTCCTCCTGGCCCTCCCCTACCTCCTGACGCTGGCGCTGCTCGCCATCCAGGGCCAGCGCACCCACGCCCCCGCCGCCCTCGGCACCCCCTACGAACAGGAGTCCCGCTGA
- a CDS encoding thymidine phosphorylase, producing MRPYELIKAKRDGKRLAPEDIRAFIEAYTSGVVPDYQMSALCMAVFFRGLDSVELGAWTRAMLESGEVLDLSDTPGVKVDKHSTGGVGDKVSLSLAPLAAACGVPVPMISGRGLGHTGGTLDKLESIPGFKVDLPVSEYRRLVREVGCCLIGQTASVAPADKKLYALRDVTATVDCIPLIASSIMSKKLAEGIDALVLDVKVGSGAFMKKVEDARTLARTMIGIGAEMGRKVTALLTDMDQPLGRAVGNALEVVEAVEMLRGRAPADYTEVTLALTAEMLVLGGRAGSIAEARQKLEASVSDGSAVRKLKEIVQAQGGDPRAIDDYALLPQARATVDVVAPQEGFVTGIETEAVGLAAVALGAGRQRVDSRIDPAVGFTLLRKVGEPVKAGEPVVRVHYNDPAPVEEVKARLLAAYRFGPQAPAPRPLVVERLE from the coding sequence GTGAGACCCTACGAGCTCATCAAGGCCAAGCGGGATGGGAAGCGGCTGGCGCCCGAGGACATCCGGGCGTTCATCGAGGCGTACACCTCGGGTGTGGTGCCGGACTACCAGATGTCCGCCCTGTGCATGGCGGTCTTCTTCCGGGGGCTGGACTCGGTGGAACTGGGCGCCTGGACACGGGCGATGCTCGAGTCCGGCGAGGTGTTGGACCTCTCGGACACACCCGGTGTGAAGGTGGACAAACACTCCACGGGTGGGGTGGGGGACAAGGTCTCGCTGAGTCTGGCCCCCCTGGCGGCGGCCTGTGGCGTGCCGGTGCCGATGATCTCCGGCCGGGGGCTGGGACACACCGGCGGGACGCTGGACAAGCTGGAGTCCATCCCCGGGTTCAAGGTGGACCTGCCGGTGAGCGAGTACCGACGGCTGGTGCGCGAGGTGGGGTGCTGCCTCATCGGCCAGACGGCGTCGGTGGCGCCCGCGGACAAGAAGCTCTACGCGCTGCGGGACGTGACGGCCACGGTGGATTGCATCCCGCTCATCGCCAGCTCCATCATGAGCAAGAAGCTGGCGGAGGGCATCGACGCGCTGGTGTTGGACGTGAAGGTGGGCAGCGGCGCCTTCATGAAGAAGGTGGAGGACGCGCGCACGCTGGCCCGGACGATGATTGGCATTGGCGCGGAGATGGGCCGCAAGGTGACGGCGCTCCTCACGGACATGGATCAGCCGCTGGGGCGCGCGGTGGGCAACGCGCTGGAGGTGGTGGAGGCCGTGGAGATGCTGCGCGGCCGGGCCCCGGCGGACTACACCGAGGTGACGCTGGCCCTCACGGCGGAGATGCTGGTGCTGGGGGGCAGGGCGGGCTCCATCGCCGAGGCGCGTCAGAAGCTGGAGGCGTCCGTCTCGGACGGGAGCGCGGTGCGCAAGTTGAAGGAGATCGTCCAGGCGCAGGGCGGAGATCCGCGCGCCATCGATGACTACGCGCTGCTGCCCCAGGCGCGCGCCACCGTGGACGTGGTGGCGCCCCAGGAGGGCTTCGTCACTGGTATCGAGACGGAGGCGGTGGGCCTGGCGGCGGTGGCGCTGGGCGCCGGGCGTCAGCGGGTGGACAGCCGGATCGACCCCGCCGTGGGCTTCACCCTGCTGCGCAAGGTGGGCGAGCCCGTGAAGGCGGGCGAGCCGGTGGTGCGGGTGCACTACAACGACCCGGCCCCCGTGGAGGAGGTGAAGGCGCGGTTGCTCGCGGCGTACCGCTTCGGGCCCCAGGCCCCCGCGCCCCGGCCGCTGGTGGTGGAGCGGCTGGAGTAG